The window TCGGAAGCCGCGAGTTTCTGCAAAAGAGTGCGAAGGAAAACTACGGGCACGAGAATCACTATCTCATACGCGCTGCCGCGGGTCACATCGGCCTCTACGGGAACTCTGCTAGCGAAGCGATTTACCCCGGCTATCTTGTAAACTCCGATGGACAGCCCTACGACGCGTCGACGAACCGCTACACGTTGACCTTTGAAAAAGGGAAACTCCCGCCGGTGAAGGCTTTCTGGTCGTTGACCATGTACGACGGGAAGACTCAGTTGTTCGTCGAGAATCCACTCGATCGATACCTGTTGAACTCGCCCATGATGGATCAGTTCAGCATGGACGACGACGGCTCGCTGGTTCTCCACATCGCGAAGGAATCACCCGGCGGGGACTACGAACCGAACTGGCTGCCGGCACCGGATGGACCGTTTTACATGGTGCTACGTCTTTACGGACCCGAGCCCAAAGCACTTGAGGGCAAATGGACACCACCCGTTTTGCAGAAGGTTGACTAGCTAATTGAATCCCTTGCAGGGTGCGATTCCCCGAAGCTTGCTGTGGGGAGGTTTCATTTAAGGAAAGGAATCAAATAATGAATTTCAAAAAACATCTCCGAACTTTAACTGCAGTGCTTCTAGCGGGTACCCTGTTCTACACAGTCGCAACGGCTCAACCCGAGACTCAAACCGTCGAGACCAAAGTTGGGACTCTCGAGTATGTCGGAGGGTATCCAACGGCCGATACGGCTCAAAAACTTTACGACGAACTCGATTATCAGAGAGCCGTCCAGGCCTACCTGTGGGCATTGCCAATGGGGTCCTATGGCGCGTTTGCCGACGAACACTATGCGTTTGGCGCCGGTGATCATGCGGTTGTCGTGGCGGACAATTCCGCCGAACCGCAACAACTCATCCTGACGGCCAACCAGGACACGATCTACATGTCGGGAGCGCTCGACCTCAGCAAAGGGCCAATGGTCCTTGACGTCCCCGCAGGCCT of the Candidatus Methylomirabilota bacterium genome contains:
- a CDS encoding DUF1214 domain-containing protein — encoded protein: GSREFLQKSAKENYGHENHYLIRAAAGHIGLYGNSASEAIYPGYLVNSDGQPYDASTNRYTLTFEKGKLPPVKAFWSLTMYDGKTQLFVENPLDRYLLNSPMMDQFSMDDDGSLVLHIAKESPGGDYEPNWLPAPDGPFYMVLRLYGPEPKALEGKWTPPVLQKVD